A single Vibrio sp. YMD68 DNA region contains:
- a CDS encoding 3'-5' exonuclease — MNSFIRKPAVDWALKFKKHLAMAKHPVLTHFYQQSIPDATTPIGDIEFLAVDFETTGLDPKKDDIITVGVVPFTLNRIYLNRAQHWTVRPRKQLSEESVVIHGITHSDIIDAPDLTEVIEEILACLSGRILVVHYHRIEREFLDRALRARFEEGIEFPVVDTMQIESRIQAQWAGGFWNRLKGKKPQSVRLGQSRIRYHLPTYTPHHALTDAIATAELLQAQISYHYDPNQPIRDFWI; from the coding sequence ATGAATAGTTTTATACGCAAACCAGCCGTAGATTGGGCTTTAAAGTTTAAAAAGCATCTTGCTATGGCAAAGCACCCTGTCCTGACTCATTTTTATCAGCAGTCTATTCCTGATGCGACCACGCCCATTGGTGACATCGAATTTCTAGCTGTTGATTTTGAAACCACCGGGTTAGATCCAAAAAAAGACGATATCATTACCGTGGGAGTCGTTCCGTTCACTCTCAATCGAATCTATCTGAATCGAGCCCAACACTGGACCGTCAGACCAAGAAAACAGTTGAGCGAAGAATCTGTGGTGATCCATGGAATAACCCACAGTGACATCATCGACGCACCCGATTTAACCGAGGTTATTGAAGAAATCTTAGCGTGCCTTTCTGGCCGTATTCTGGTTGTTCATTACCATCGTATTGAACGAGAGTTTTTAGATCGAGCTCTACGTGCTCGGTTTGAGGAAGGAATTGAGTTCCCGGTTGTCGATACCATGCAAATAGAAAGTCGCATCCAAGCGCAATGGGCTGGAGGGTTCTGGAACAGACTCAAAGGGAAAAAACCACAATCTGTCAGGCTTGGGCAAAGTCGTATTCGTTACCACCTGCCCACTTACACTCCGCATCATGCCCTTACTGATGCCATCGCCACAGCCGAGCTGCTACAAGCACAAATTTCATACCACTACGATCCTAATCAGCCTATACGAGATTTTTGGATCTAA